A region from the Alphaproteobacteria bacterium genome encodes:
- the rplE gene encoding 50S ribosomal protein L5, which yields MTALKEKYEKSIKKALMEELGLTNALSVPRVTKVVVNMCVGEAAQDSKKLQVAVDDLMAITGQKPIITKAKKSIAAFKLREGMSIGAKVTLRKDMMYEFLDRLINIALPRVRDFRGLSIKSFDGNGNYSLGIKEQIVFPEINYDKVDKVRGFDVTVCTTAKNDEDAGKLLKALNFPFTN from the coding sequence ATGACCGCTTTAAAAGAAAAATATGAAAAAAGTATCAAGAAAGCCTTAATGGAAGAGCTTGGTCTAACGAACGCATTGAGTGTGCCAAGAGTGACGAAGGTTGTTGTCAACATGTGCGTCGGCGAAGCCGCACAAGACAGCAAGAAGCTTCAGGTTGCTGTTGATGATCTTATGGCGATAACCGGACAAAAGCCAATCATTACAAAAGCTAAAAAATCTATTGCCGCCTTTAAATTGAGAGAAGGCATGAGTATCGGGGCAAAAGTTACCCTTAGAAAAGATATGATGTATGAATTCCTTGACAGACTCATTAATATAGCTCTTCCTAGAGTGAGAGATTTTAGAGGGCTGTCCATAAAGAGTTTTGACGGTAATGGTAATTATTCTTTGGGAATTAAGGAACAAATTGTTTTCCCAGAAATAAATTATGATAAAGTCGATAAGGTTCGCGGTTTTGATGTGACAGTTTGTACGACAGCAAAAAACGATGAAGATGCTGGAAAGCTTCTGAAAGCGCTGAACTTCCCGTTCACTAATTAA
- the rplN gene encoding 50S ribosomal protein L14 → MIQVESRLEVADNSGAKEVLCIKVLGGAKRRYASVGDVIVVSVKDAVPRGKVKKGEVLRAVVVRTKQAVKRIDGSLIAFDTNAAVMINKQGEPIGSRIFGPVTRELRSAGYMKIISLAPEVL, encoded by the coding sequence GTGATACAAGTAGAATCAAGATTAGAAGTAGCTGACAATTCAGGCGCAAAAGAAGTTCTTTGCATTAAAGTACTTGGTGGCGCCAAAAGAAGGTACGCTTCTGTTGGGGACGTTATAGTCGTTTCTGTTAAGGATGCCGTGCCAAGAGGCAAGGTAAAAAAGGGTGAAGTTTTACGCGCCGTTGTTGTAAGAACAAAGCAAGCCGTCAAAAGAATTGATGGGTCATTGATTGCGTTCGATACAAATGCTGCCGTTATGATCAACAAACAAGGCGAACCCATTGGTAGCCGTATTTTTGGTCCTGTTACCCGTGAATTACGTTCTGCCGGATACATGAAAATCATTTCTTTGGCACCAGAGGTTCTCTAA
- a CDS encoding 50S ribosomal protein L23: MKNKRINLNLYDVIRYPVLTEKSNLMTEGNQYFFAVAKDANKGDIKQAVELVFDVKVKSVNTLIRKGKTRTFRGRKGRQSDVKRAMVSLESGQIIDFSSGV; the protein is encoded by the coding sequence ATGAAAAATAAAAGAATTAATCTAAATTTATACGACGTTATTCGTTATCCAGTTTTGACGGAAAAATCAAACTTAATGACAGAAGGAAATCAATATTTCTTTGCTGTTGCTAAGGATGCGAATAAAGGCGATATTAAGCAGGCTGTTGAACTTGTATTTGACGTTAAAGTTAAATCCGTAAATACGTTAATTAGGAAGGGCAAGACAAGAACTTTCCGTGGACGTAAAGGAAGACAGTCAGACGTAAAGAGAGCAATGGTTTCTCTTGAGTCGGGACAAATAATAGACTTTTCAAGTGGAGTGTAG
- the rpsN gene encoding 30S ribosomal protein S14 — translation MAKQSSIENNKRRERIIASYQKKRSLLKAVTQDKDLPLEERIQATFKLSECPRNSCGVRYRNRCELTGRARSVYRKFKLSRIALRELSLQGVIPGIVKASW, via the coding sequence ATGGCAAAGCAAAGTTCGATAGAAAACAATAAAAGGCGTGAGCGCATTATTGCTTCCTATCAGAAGAAAAGAAGCCTGTTAAAGGCCGTAACACAAGACAAGGATCTTCCCTTGGAAGAAAGAATACAAGCAACATTCAAACTTTCTGAATGTCCAAGAAATTCATGCGGTGTAAGATATAGAAACCGTTGTGAATTAACCGGAAGAGCACGTAGTGTGTACAGAAAGTTTAAATTATCGAGAATTGCTCTGCGTGAATTATCATTGCAGGGTGTGATACCTGGAATAGTAAAAGCAAGTTGGTGA
- the rpmC gene encoding 50S ribosomal protein L29: MKFDSILSKSKEELYEIVLMLKKEMLNLRTQAKVNQQTNVTRTRECRRDVARVKTRLKQLESNG; the protein is encoded by the coding sequence ATGAAATTCGATTCGATTTTAAGTAAAAGCAAAGAAGAGCTATACGAAATTGTTCTTATGCTGAAAAAAGAAATGCTGAACCTCCGGACACAGGCCAAGGTCAATCAACAAACGAATGTGACAAGGACACGCGAATGTCGTCGGGATGTAGCGCGCGTTAAAACTAGATTGAAACAGTTAGAATCAAACGGATAA
- the rplF gene encoding 50S ribosomal protein L6, producing the protein MSRVGKNEIALPSSVEFKHDGGMLTVTGKMGAETLAIPECLKMENSEKGVRLVPVDDDRKTRILWGTTQRNLANAVKGVSEGFTINMELNGVGYRAAVAGKRLTLQLGYSHDIVYDIPDGITIKSEKPTAFSISGASKQQIGQIAAYLRAFRKPEPYKGKGIMRAKEFVVRKEGKKK; encoded by the coding sequence ATGTCCAGAGTAGGAAAAAACGAGATCGCATTACCGTCCAGTGTTGAATTTAAGCACGATGGCGGAATGTTGACTGTAACGGGTAAGATGGGTGCGGAAACTCTTGCAATACCTGAATGTCTCAAAATGGAGAATTCAGAAAAGGGCGTGAGGCTTGTTCCTGTTGATGATGACAGAAAGACACGAATCCTTTGGGGTACAACGCAACGAAATCTTGCGAATGCGGTCAAGGGTGTGAGCGAAGGCTTTACCATTAACATGGAATTGAACGGCGTCGGATATAGGGCTGCTGTAGCAGGAAAGAGACTGACCTTGCAGTTAGGGTACAGCCATGATATCGTGTACGATATTCCTGATGGAATTACCATTAAATCGGAAAAACCGACAGCTTTTTCAATTAGTGGCGCTTCTAAGCAGCAAATTGGACAAATTGCAGCATATTTACGTGCTTTCAGAAAGCCAGAGCCTTATAAAGGCAAAGGGATAATGCGGGCTAAGGAATTTGTTGTTAGGAAAGAAGGAAAGAAGAAATAG
- the rpsC gene encoding 30S ribosomal protein S3, translating to MGQKVNPIGLRLGINKTWDSRWFAKRDYGKLLHQDIAIRAYIGENLTQAGISKVVIERPAKKARLSIYTARPGILIGKKGADIEKLRQSLTKIAKVDVSINIIEIRKPELDAKLIAEGIAQQIERRVSFRRAMKRAMQSAQRLGALGIRVNCSGRLGGAEIARMEWYREGRVPLHTLRSDIDYGTGTAKTTYGTCGIKVWVYKGEIKEHDPMAQDKKTAEYVLNR from the coding sequence ATGGGGCAAAAAGTAAACCCTATCGGGCTAAGGTTAGGGATCAATAAAACCTGGGATTCTAGGTGGTTCGCTAAGCGCGATTATGGAAAACTCTTACATCAAGATATTGCCATTCGTGCATACATTGGTGAAAATCTAACACAAGCAGGAATTTCGAAGGTTGTTATTGAAAGGCCAGCTAAAAAAGCGCGGTTAAGTATTTATACAGCACGTCCTGGTATTTTGATTGGTAAAAAGGGTGCAGACATTGAAAAGCTGCGTCAGAGCCTCACGAAAATTGCCAAGGTTGATGTTTCTATTAATATTATAGAAATTCGGAAGCCAGAATTGGATGCAAAGCTCATCGCTGAGGGGATCGCTCAACAAATCGAGAGACGCGTTTCGTTCCGACGGGCCATGAAGAGAGCAATGCAGTCAGCGCAACGTTTGGGTGCACTTGGGATTCGTGTTAACTGTTCTGGTCGCCTTGGTGGTGCAGAAATTGCCCGTATGGAGTGGTATCGTGAAGGAAGGGTGCCGTTGCATACCTTGCGGTCCGATATTGACTATGGTACAGGGACTGCCAAGACAACTTATGGAACGTGCGGTATAAAGGTTTGGGTCTATAAAGGGGAGATCAAAGAACATGATCCCATGGCTCAGGATAAAAAAACTGCTGAATATGTGTTAAATCGCTAG
- the secY gene encoding preprotein translocase subunit SecY, translated as MSSAIEQLAAGISFSTFSKAEDLKKRIWFTLAALVIYRLGTYVPLPGINPLIISEFTRQNAGGILGILDMFSGGAIGRMTIFSLNIMPYISASIIVQLMTSVSPHMEALKKEGETGKKKLNQYTRYGTVFLAAIQAYGIAFGLEKMTGHSGPAVLDPGFMFKMSTIITLTGGTLFIMWLGEQITSRGIGNGTSIIIYSGIVANLPQAIFNTFELGRQGALSAVVIIGVMAMVALVIGYIVFMEKAQRRIPIQYPKRQVAANMPAVSQNTHLPLKLNSAGVIPPIFASSLLLLPATIIGFSSTSQDSWMASFSRLFAHGQPIYMVCFIGLIIFFAFFYTALMFNPTETSDNLKKMGSYIPGIRPGPQTAEYIDYVLTRLTVVGAIYLASVCILPELILSRVSLPFYFGGTSLLIVVSVTIDTVGQIQSHLVAHQYEGLIKKSKLKGKTKK; from the coding sequence ATGTCATCAGCAATAGAACAATTAGCGGCAGGGATTAGTTTTTCTACTTTCAGCAAGGCGGAAGATTTAAAAAAGAGAATTTGGTTTACGCTTGCCGCTTTGGTTATTTATAGGTTGGGGACATATGTGCCATTGCCTGGAATCAATCCGCTGATTATCTCTGAGTTTACTCGGCAAAATGCAGGTGGGATTCTTGGGATTCTTGATATGTTTTCGGGTGGTGCGATTGGTCGTATGACCATTTTTTCCCTGAACATCATGCCTTATATCTCTGCCAGCATCATTGTTCAGTTGATGACGTCAGTCTCTCCGCACATGGAGGCCCTAAAGAAAGAGGGCGAAACTGGCAAGAAAAAGCTTAATCAATATACACGGTACGGAACCGTTTTCCTGGCGGCTATACAAGCTTATGGAATTGCATTTGGGCTCGAGAAAATGACCGGCCATTCCGGACCGGCTGTCCTTGATCCGGGATTTATGTTCAAAATGTCAACGATCATCACCTTAACAGGCGGAACGTTGTTCATTATGTGGCTCGGTGAGCAGATTACATCCAGGGGGATCGGAAACGGAACTTCGATCATCATTTACTCTGGTATCGTTGCAAACTTACCGCAGGCTATCTTTAATACATTCGAATTAGGTAGGCAGGGTGCGCTATCTGCGGTTGTTATCATCGGCGTGATGGCCATGGTTGCGCTTGTCATTGGATACATTGTGTTTATGGAAAAGGCCCAAAGGCGCATTCCGATCCAATATCCGAAACGCCAAGTTGCGGCGAACATGCCAGCAGTTTCACAAAATACGCATTTGCCGCTTAAGCTTAATAGTGCTGGTGTGATTCCGCCAATCTTTGCATCCTCTCTGCTTTTGTTGCCCGCAACGATTATAGGGTTTTCGAGCACGTCCCAAGATTCTTGGATGGCTTCCTTTTCGCGTTTGTTTGCGCATGGACAGCCAATTTATATGGTATGTTTTATCGGTTTGATCATTTTCTTTGCGTTCTTTTATACGGCACTGATGTTCAACCCGACAGAGACATCCGATAACCTCAAGAAAATGGGTTCCTATATACCGGGTATTAGGCCGGGTCCACAGACAGCGGAATATATCGACTATGTTTTGACTCGGTTGACGGTTGTTGGTGCCATTTACCTAGCGTCGGTTTGTATTTTGCCTGAATTGATTTTGTCCCGGGTTTCCCTACCATTCTATTTTGGTGGAACCAGCCTGTTGATCGTTGTTAGTGTGACCATTGATACGGTTGGGCAAATACAGTCTCACCTTGTGGCGCATCAGTACGAAGGGTTGATTAAAAAATCAAAACTCAAGGGCAAGACAAAGAAATGA
- the rplD gene encoding 50S ribosomal protein L4 produces MKIKVLDRENKEVGEIELDDQVFGIESRADILSRVVTWQLARRQAGTHSVKERGDVRGSTRKIYKQKGTGGARHGSKRGAQFRGGGIIFGPVVRDHGYDLQKKVRKLGLKMALSEKARTGNLFVFDQLSLAESKTRLALQMFDCFSATSALLIDGEQVNENMRNAVSNLEHLNILPQIGANVYDILRNDKLVISVEGVKALEARLR; encoded by the coding sequence ATGAAAATTAAAGTATTAGATAGAGAAAACAAAGAAGTTGGAGAGATCGAACTTGATGATCAAGTCTTCGGCATCGAGTCCAGAGCCGATATACTCTCTCGGGTGGTAACATGGCAGTTGGCTCGTCGTCAAGCTGGAACGCATAGCGTTAAAGAAAGAGGCGACGTGCGTGGATCAACAAGAAAGATTTACAAGCAAAAAGGTACCGGTGGTGCCCGTCATGGAAGCAAGCGCGGCGCACAGTTCCGTGGTGGTGGTATAATATTTGGTCCGGTTGTTAGGGATCATGGCTATGACCTTCAAAAAAAGGTACGCAAGCTAGGTCTTAAAATGGCATTGTCTGAAAAGGCACGGACGGGCAATCTTTTTGTTTTTGATCAATTGTCGCTTGCTGAAAGCAAAACAAGGTTGGCATTGCAAATGTTTGATTGTTTTTCTGCTACATCAGCGTTGTTGATTGACGGAGAGCAGGTTAACGAAAACATGAGAAACGCTGTTTCTAATTTGGAACACCTTAATATCCTTCCTCAAATTGGGGCAAATGTTTATGACATTTTGCGAAATGACAAGCTTGTTATTTCTGTAGAAGGAGTGAAAGCGCTTGAGGCAAGATTACGATGA
- a CDS encoding nucleoside monophosphate kinase yields MIVVFLGPPGCGKGTQASFLNKAFGFYHLSTGDEIRNEIREKTPLGLQIAEPYERGELLSDKIVLEIVEKIIAKHATKSILFDGFPRTLPQAQSLDDVLGKHHLQVDAVISFSVDDDLIVQRVLGRIVCGSCQSVYNTYTNPTKESGVCDHCGSQNFIRRTDDTEDALKTRLDLYKKTIEPVKEYYIKKEKLVNIDASKGAGEVTQSLLMDLNIVEQGE; encoded by the coding sequence ATGATCGTTGTTTTTTTAGGCCCTCCCGGTTGTGGCAAGGGCACACAAGCATCGTTCCTGAATAAGGCCTTTGGTTTTTATCATTTGTCAACAGGCGACGAGATTCGGAATGAAATCAGAGAAAAGACACCATTGGGACTGCAAATTGCGGAGCCCTATGAGCGTGGAGAACTTTTGTCAGACAAAATAGTTCTTGAAATTGTTGAGAAAATAATTGCAAAGCACGCAACTAAAAGTATACTATTTGATGGGTTTCCAAGAACTTTGCCGCAGGCTCAGTCCTTGGATGATGTTTTGGGTAAGCATCATTTACAAGTTGATGCTGTTATCAGTTTTAGCGTTGACGATGATTTGATAGTCCAAAGGGTTCTGGGACGGATAGTTTGTGGTTCCTGTCAAAGCGTGTATAACACATACACTAATCCAACAAAAGAATCTGGTGTGTGTGATCACTGTGGATCACAAAATTTTATCAGAAGAACAGATGACACAGAGGATGCTTTGAAGACAAGGCTGGATCTTTATAAAAAAACGATAGAACCTGTCAAAGAGTACTATATTAAAAAAGAGAAACTTGTTAACATCGACGCTTCAAAGGGCGCTGGGGAAGTAACTCAATCATTATTAATGGACCTTAACATTGTAGAACAAGGAGAGTAA
- the rplB gene encoding 50S ribosomal protein L2 gives MALKSYKPTTPGQRQLIDIDRKEIWKGSPHKALCIGKKKSGGRNNLGRTTSWNMSGGHKQKYRIIDFKRDKHDMPGVVERIEYDPNRSAFIALLKYEDGEFRYILAPQRLQPGDSVVASEKADIKPGNAMMLKSIPVGTIVHNVELKIDKGGQIARSAGTYAQIMGRDSGYIIVKMTSGEVRLIKGECKATVGALSNSDHQNRSYGKAGRMRWLGVKPTVRGVAMNPVDHPHGGGEGKTSGGRHPVTPWGKPTKGKKTRKNKRTTNMIIRRRK, from the coding sequence ATGGCCTTAAAAAGCTATAAGCCAACAACACCTGGGCAAAGACAGCTCATTGACATCGATAGAAAAGAAATCTGGAAGGGTTCTCCGCACAAAGCATTGTGTATCGGCAAAAAGAAGTCGGGCGGAAGAAACAATCTCGGCAGAACAACCTCTTGGAATATGAGCGGCGGTCATAAGCAAAAATACCGTATCATTGATTTCAAGCGTGATAAGCATGATATGCCTGGCGTTGTTGAGAGGATCGAGTATGATCCAAACAGAAGCGCGTTTATCGCCTTGTTAAAATACGAGGATGGTGAGTTTCGGTATATTTTGGCCCCCCAAAGATTGCAACCTGGTGATTCAGTTGTTGCGTCAGAAAAGGCCGATATAAAGCCCGGTAACGCTATGATGCTTAAAAGCATACCCGTTGGAACGATTGTTCACAATGTTGAGTTAAAAATCGACAAGGGCGGTCAGATTGCGCGATCAGCTGGGACTTATGCCCAGATCATGGGACGCGATTCAGGGTATATTATTGTTAAGATGACATCCGGTGAAGTAAGGCTCATTAAAGGCGAATGCAAAGCAACCGTCGGCGCTTTATCAAACTCTGATCATCAAAACAGGTCTTATGGTAAGGCTGGACGTATGAGATGGCTTGGTGTTAAACCAACTGTCCGAGGCGTTGCCATGAACCCAGTCGACCATCCGCATGGTGGTGGTGAAGGTAAAACTTCTGGTGGACGGCATCCCGTAACACCGTGGGGCAAGCCAACGAAGGGCAAGAAGACACGCAAGAATAAGCGTACAACTAATATGATAATAAGACGTCGTAAATAA
- the rplO gene encoding 50S ribosomal protein L15 produces the protein MSHQLNTIKDNKGARVSKKLVGRGLGSGLGKTSGRGGKGQTARSGVAINGFEGGQTPIYRRLPKRGFVNIHRVELHELDFKKLNALFEKHNLPKDTVINLDVLKALGCTPQHMRGVSLIGNGVPSQAYKLAITRATKTAQKLLDASGGSVVFE, from the coding sequence ATGTCTCATCAATTAAATACAATAAAAGATAATAAAGGCGCGCGCGTTTCTAAGAAATTGGTTGGTAGAGGCCTCGGTTCTGGTCTTGGAAAAACTTCTGGTCGTGGCGGGAAGGGGCAGACTGCTCGTTCTGGCGTCGCAATCAACGGATTCGAAGGTGGTCAAACCCCTATTTACAGAAGATTGCCAAAAAGAGGTTTCGTGAACATTCATCGCGTCGAATTGCATGAATTGGATTTCAAGAAACTGAATGCCCTTTTTGAGAAGCATAACTTGCCAAAAGACACCGTGATTAACCTGGATGTTTTGAAGGCTCTTGGTTGTACACCTCAACACATGCGGGGCGTAAGTCTTATTGGAAACGGTGTTCCAAGTCAGGCTTACAAGCTTGCCATAACAAGAGCAACAAAGACAGCTCAAAAGCTTCTTGATGCATCTGGTGGTTCTGTCGTATTCGAATAA
- the rplP gene encoding 50S ribosomal protein L16 translates to MLSPKKTKYRKAFKGKVHGLAKAGTSVSFGSFGLKAVEPARVTARQIEAARRAITRHIKRVGRVWIRIFPDVPVSRKPAEVRMGSGKGSPEFWMCRVKPGRVMFELDGVAQDVAEKAFELASEKLPIQTKFVKRLV, encoded by the coding sequence ATGTTATCACCAAAAAAGACAAAGTACCGTAAAGCTTTTAAAGGAAAAGTTCACGGTCTTGCAAAAGCAGGTACTTCGGTAAGCTTTGGAAGCTTTGGCTTAAAAGCAGTCGAACCAGCCCGCGTAACAGCGCGTCAGATAGAAGCTGCCCGCCGTGCCATAACAAGGCACATCAAGAGAGTTGGAAGAGTTTGGATTAGAATATTTCCGGATGTTCCAGTCTCAAGAAAGCCTGCAGAAGTAAGAATGGGTAGCGGCAAAGGGTCGCCAGAATTTTGGATGTGTCGTGTGAAACCAGGACGCGTTATGTTTGAGTTGGATGGCGTTGCACAAGACGTGGCTGAAAAAGCTTTCGAGCTGGCATCAGAAAAACTTCCGATACAAACAAAGTTTGTTAAAAGACTTGTCTAG
- the rpsE gene encoding 30S ribosomal protein S5, with translation MARQSSNENHREEQQFIEKLVSVRRVTKVVKGGKTLRFSALVVVGDGKGKVGYATGKAKEVPDAVKKASERAKRSMIRVPLREARTLHHDTNARIGAGRVYLRPAPAGTGVIAGGAMRAVFEALGLHDVVSKSVGTGNYHNTVRATIGALKAVYSPRQVANKLGKKLGEIVARREHGTKAVKNTSEETKVLV, from the coding sequence ATGGCGAGACAATCATCCAACGAAAACCACCGCGAAGAACAACAGTTTATTGAAAAACTTGTTAGCGTAAGGCGCGTAACAAAGGTTGTAAAGGGCGGCAAGACACTGCGTTTTTCTGCCTTAGTTGTTGTTGGCGATGGAAAAGGAAAAGTCGGGTACGCTACAGGAAAAGCGAAGGAAGTCCCGGATGCTGTTAAAAAAGCATCTGAGCGGGCAAAAAGAAGCATGATTCGTGTTCCTCTGAGGGAAGCTAGAACATTGCATCATGACACGAATGCCAGAATTGGCGCTGGTCGTGTTTATCTAAGGCCAGCCCCCGCTGGTACTGGCGTGATTGCCGGTGGTGCGATGCGTGCTGTTTTCGAAGCATTGGGGTTACATGACGTGGTTAGTAAATCAGTCGGCACAGGAAACTATCATAACACAGTTCGTGCAACAATCGGCGCTTTGAAAGCTGTTTATTCCCCTCGTCAAGTTGCGAATAAGCTTGGCAAGAAGCTTGGTGAAATCGTCGCACGTCGTGAACATGGCACAAAAGCTGTTAAGAATACTTCCGAAGAAACCAAGGTTTTGGTTTAA
- the rpsS gene encoding 30S ribosomal protein S19, producing MARSVWKGPFFDKYLLKKASTTKESGRKEIIKTWSRRSTVIPQFVGVTFGVHNGHKFIPVYVTENMVGHKLGEFAPTRTYHGHGADKKAKR from the coding sequence GTGGCAAGATCTGTATGGAAAGGCCCCTTCTTTGACAAGTACCTTTTAAAGAAGGCAAGTACAACAAAGGAGTCGGGAAGAAAAGAGATCATTAAGACATGGTCTAGAAGATCAACTGTTATTCCTCAATTCGTTGGGGTGACGTTTGGTGTGCATAATGGGCATAAGTTTATCCCTGTTTATGTAACCGAAAATATGGTTGGACATAAACTTGGTGAATTTGCGCCGACACGCACATATCACGGACATGGCGCTGATAAAAAGGCAAAAAGATAG
- the rplX gene encoding 50S ribosomal protein L24: MTQIKCKIKKGDVVVVTTGKNKGKTGLVQKVILAESRLLVDGINVVRRNKKPTAQNPDGPVTKNLPIHISNVSLFDPETDQISKVGYKISESGQKVRFLRKTGTEL; encoded by the coding sequence ATGACTCAAATTAAATGCAAAATCAAAAAAGGTGACGTTGTCGTTGTGACAACTGGAAAAAACAAAGGCAAGACTGGTCTTGTCCAAAAAGTAATTTTGGCTGAATCACGGTTGCTTGTTGATGGAATCAACGTTGTTCGTCGGAACAAAAAGCCAACTGCTCAAAATCCAGACGGGCCAGTGACAAAGAATTTGCCTATTCATATTTCCAACGTATCTTTGTTTGATCCCGAGACGGATCAAATTTCAAAAGTTGGGTATAAAATTTCGGAAAGTGGGCAAAAGGTTCGTTTTTTGAGAAAAACAGGAACAGAGCTGTAA
- the rpsQ gene encoding 30S ribosomal protein S17 translates to MPRRVLQGVVVSDKSNKTIIVKVEKNIMHPVYKKYIKRHCKYAVHDEENSCKVGDSVSILESPPISKTKKWIVKQ, encoded by the coding sequence ATGCCGCGCAGAGTGCTACAGGGCGTTGTTGTCAGCGATAAAAGCAACAAAACGATTATTGTCAAAGTAGAAAAAAATATAATGCACCCCGTGTACAAGAAGTACATTAAAAGGCATTGCAAGTATGCTGTTCATGACGAAGAAAATTCCTGCAAAGTTGGTGATAGTGTAAGCATACTCGAATCACCGCCAATATCGAAAACAAAAAAATGGATCGTAAAGCAGTAA
- the rpmD gene encoding 50S ribosomal protein L30, translating into MKAASKRITVQQHGSAIRRHSTQLENLKSLGLGKIGAQRELEDTASIRGLIRKVQHMVRIVSE; encoded by the coding sequence ATGAAAGCCGCTTCAAAAAGAATCACTGTTCAGCAGCATGGTAGTGCGATCAGAAGGCATTCAACACAATTAGAGAATTTGAAATCTCTTGGGTTGGGTAAGATTGGCGCACAAAGAGAATTAGAGGATACAGCGTCTATTCGCGGTCTTATTCGCAAAGTGCAACACATGGTTCGGATCGTATCAGAATAA
- the rplV gene encoding 50S ribosomal protein L22 — protein sequence MDSGTAMAILNGLRVSPRKLNLIAQAIRGMKADKAINYLSFCQRRVAKDVKKTVLSAIANAENNHGLDIDKLYIHEAYVGHGIRLKRFHARAKGRGASIKKVFSNLSVKVIEKEV from the coding sequence ATGGACTCTGGAACAGCGATGGCAATTTTGAATGGACTTAGAGTAAGTCCACGCAAATTAAATTTGATTGCTCAAGCAATTCGTGGGATGAAAGCCGACAAGGCAATAAATTATCTGTCTTTTTGCCAAAGAAGAGTAGCAAAAGATGTTAAAAAGACTGTACTATCTGCTATAGCAAATGCGGAAAACAATCACGGTCTTGATATCGATAAGCTGTATATTCATGAAGCTTATGTTGGTCATGGAATACGCTTGAAGCGTTTTCATGCAAGAGCAAAGGGACGAGGAGCATCAATTAAAAAGGTGTTTAGTAATCTCAGCGTCAAAGTTATAGAAAAAGAGGTTTAA
- the rplR gene encoding 50S ribosomal protein L18, producing the protein MAKCLELLQKRKERQRHKLRTLSTGRPRLSVHRTNKHTYAQIIDDTTRVTMVAVSTLSPAAKGIVSGGNKDAAIMVGKLIAEEALKKGISSVVFDRSGYLYHGRIKALADSARSGGLQF; encoded by the coding sequence ATGGCAAAGTGTTTAGAGCTGCTGCAGAAAAGAAAAGAACGTCAACGTCACAAGTTGCGTACGCTATCCACGGGTAGACCCCGTTTGAGCGTACATCGCACAAACAAGCATACCTATGCACAGATTATCGATGACACCACACGCGTTACGATGGTTGCGGTTTCGACTTTGTCACCCGCTGCAAAAGGTATTGTCAGTGGTGGCAACAAAGATGCGGCAATAATGGTCGGTAAGCTAATCGCAGAAGAAGCCTTAAAAAAGGGCATTAGCTCGGTTGTTTTTGATCGATCCGGATATCTTTATCACGGACGCATAAAAGCATTAGCCGACAGCGCACGCAGCGGCGGATTACAATTTTAA
- the rpsH gene encoding 30S ribosomal protein S8: MTISDPISDLLTRIRNAQRANKENVKAPASKQAECLLQVLADEGYIRGFLREKGEGFADQLKIELKYFDGLPVIKLIDRVSKPGRRVYSSIKELPLVRNGLGINILNTSHGVMSDARARKEGIGGEVICAVF, encoded by the coding sequence ATGACAATAAGTGATCCAATCAGTGATTTATTGACGAGAATTAGAAATGCTCAAAGAGCAAACAAGGAAAATGTAAAAGCACCTGCTTCTAAGCAAGCGGAATGTCTTTTGCAGGTTCTGGCCGATGAAGGATACATAAGGGGATTTTTACGGGAAAAAGGCGAAGGATTTGCTGATCAATTAAAAATTGAACTCAAGTACTTTGATGGTCTTCCTGTGATCAAATTAATTGATAGAGTGTCAAAGCCTGGTAGACGGGTTTATTCATCTATCAAGGAATTGCCCTTGGTTCGGAATGGCCTTGGAATCAATATTTTGAATACATCTCATGGTGTCATGTCTGATGCTCGCGCACGAAAAGAAGGCATCGGCGGTGAGGTCATTTGTGCAGTATTTTAA